A window of the Astyanax mexicanus isolate ESR-SI-001 chromosome 22, AstMex3_surface, whole genome shotgun sequence genome harbors these coding sequences:
- the lrrc8ab gene encoding volume-regulated anion channel subunit LRRC8A, translating to MIPITELRYFVDTQPAYRILKPWWDVFTDYLSVVMLMIAVFGGTLQVTQDKMICLPCKWVVNKTCQKYFESAFEPQGIQYDLDRHQYNYVDAVCYENKLHWFAKYFPYLVLLHTLIFLACSNFWFKFPWTSSKLEHFVSILLKCFDSPWTTRALSETVVEESDPKALGKMNGSIDKKASYVSEDVEASVPMLSPPKSRFEQGIVDHSENGVLDKKEGEQAKALFEKVKKFRLHVEEGDIVYRLYIRQTIIKVVKFILIICYTGYYVHNIKFSVDCSVDIENLTGYQMFNCAHPLATLFKILACFYISLVVVYGMICVYTLSWMLRRSLKKYSFESIREESSYSDIPDVKNDFAFMLHMIDQYDPLYSKRFAVFLSEVSENKLRQLNLNNEWTLDKLRQRITKNSQDKLELHLFMLSGIPDTVFDLQELEVLKLELIPDVTIPPIIAQLINLREMWLYHTPAKIEAPALAFLRENLKSLHIKFTDIKEIPLWIYSLKNLSELHLTGNLSAENNRYIVIDGLRELKRLKVLRLKSNLTKLPQVVTDVGLHLQKLSINNEGTKLMVLNSMKKMVNLTELELIRCDLERIPHSIFSLHNLQEIDLKDNNLKTIEEIISFQHLHRLVCLKLWYNQIAYIPIQIGTLTNLERLYLNRNKIEKIPSQLFFCRKLRFLDLSHNNLTNIPAEIGSLQNLQYFAVTANRIEKLPPELFQCKKLRTLNLGNNCLLSLPSRFGELTNLTQLELRGNRLEGLPVELGECRLLKRSGLIVEESIFNTLPPEVKEQFWRTEKEAA from the exons ATGATTCCCATCACTGAACTGCGGTACTTTGTGGATACCCAACCTGCCTACCGCATTCTGAAACCATGGTGGGACGTGTTCACAGACTACCTGTCTGTTGTGATGCTGATGATTGCAGTATTCGGAGGCACTCTGCAAGTCACGCAGGACAAGATGATCTGCCTGCCCTGCAAATGGGTAGTAAACAAAACCTGCCAGAAGTATTTTGAGTCAGCCTTTGAGCCGCAGGGCATCCAATATGACCTTGACAGGCACCAGTACAACTATGTCGATGCTGTGTGCTATGAAAACAAGCTTCACTGGTTCGCTAAGTATTTCCCATATTTGGTGCTGCTGCATACGCTCATCTTCCTGGCTTGCAGCAACTTTTGGTTCAAGTTCCCTTGGACTAGTTCCAAACTGGAACACTTTGTCTCCATTCTTTTGAAGTGTTTTGACTCGCCATGGACTACTCGGGCACTGTCTGAGACGGTAGTTGAGGAGAGCGATCCTAAAGCTCTTGGGAAGATGAACGGCTCCATCGATAAAAAGGCATCTTACGTGAGTGAAGATGTGGAGGCCAGTGTACCGATGCTGTCTCCACCGAAATCTCGGTTTGAGCAGGGTATTGTGGACCACTCTGAAAACGGCGTGCTGGATaagaaagagggggagcaggCGAAGGCATTGTTTGAAAAGGTGAAGAAGTTCCGGCTTCACGTTGAGGAAGGAGACATCGTCTACAGGCTTTATATCAGACAGACTATTATCAAAGTAGTTAAATTCATCCTGATTATCTGTTACACTGGTTACTACGTTCACAATATAAAATTCAGCGTGGACTGTAGTGTGGACATTGAAAATCTTACAGGATACCAGATGTTTAACTGTGCCCATCCTCTTGccacactttttaaaatattagcATGCTTTTATATAAGCCTTGTTGTTGTATATGGAATGATTTGTGTGTACACCCTCAGCTGGATGCTGAGGCGCTCCCTTAAAAAGTACTCATTTGAGTCGATCCGAGAAGAGAGCAGCTACAGCGACATTCCAGATGTCAAAAACGACTTTGCCTTCATGTTACACATGATTGACCAATATGATCCACTTTACTCAAAACGATTCGCAGTGTTCCTTTCAGAAGTTAGCGAGAACAAACTTCGTCAACTCAACCTCAACAACGAGTGGACGTTGGACAAACTCCGGCAGAGAATCACCAAGAACTCTCAAGACAAGTTAGAACTGCATCTTTTCATGCTAAGTGGGATCCCCGACACAGTTTTCGACCTACAGGAGCTGGAGGTTCTCAAGCTAGAGCTTATCCCAGATGTCACCATTCCTCCAATCATCGCCCAGCTTATTAACCTGCGTGAGATGTGGTTGTACCATACGCCTGCCAAAATAGAAGCGCCAGCCCTTGCATTTCTAAGAGAAAACCTAAAATCTCTGCACATAAAATTCACAGACATTAAAGAGATACCTCTCTGGATCTACAGCTTGAAGAACCTAAGTGAGCTACACCTCACAGGGAACCTCAGCGCAGAGAACAATCGTTACATTGTTATCGATGGGCTACGAGAACTAAAGCGACTCAAGGTTCTCAGGCTGAAAAGCAACCTGACCAAGCTTCCGCAGGTAGTGACTGATGTTGGGTTGCACCTGCAGAAGCTGTCCATCAATAATGAGGGCACAAAGCTAATGGTTCTCAACAGCATGAAGAAGATGGTTAACCTGACCGAGCTGGAGCTAATCCGCTGCGATTTGGAGCGCATCCCCCATTCCATCTTCAGTCTTCACAACCTGCAGGAGATCGACCTGAAGGACAATAACCTAAAGACCATTGAGGAGATTATCAGCTTTCAGCATCTCCATCGACTCGTCTGCCTGAAACTGTGGTACAACCAGATCGCCTACATTCCCATCCAGATAGGCACCTTGACCAATCTGGAGCGCCTCTATTTGAATCGAAACAAGATCGAGAAAATTCCAAGTCAGCTGTTCTTCTGTCGCAAACTGAGATTTCTCGATTTGAGTCACAACAATCTGACCAACATTCCAGCTGAGATCGGGAGCCTTCAGAATCTTCAGTATTTCGCTGTAACTGCCAACAGG ATCGAGAAGCTTCCTCCAGAGCTGTTCCAGTGTAAGAAACTGCGCACACTGAACCTGGGAAACAACTGCCTGCTGTCTCTGCCCTCTCGCTTCGGGGAGCTGACCAACCTGACCCAGCTGGAGCTGAGGGGAAACAGGCTGGAGGGCCTCCCCGTGGAGCTCGGGGAGTGTCGTCTGTTAAAACGCAGCGGGCTCATAGTCGAGGAGAGCATTTTCAACACTCTCCCCCCTGAGGTTAAAGAGCAGTTTTGGAGAACTGAGAAAGAGGCAGCCTGA